The following are from one region of the Quercus robur chromosome 1, dhQueRobu3.1, whole genome shotgun sequence genome:
- the LOC126723886 gene encoding uncharacterized protein LOC126723886, translating to MPDEFKEQIWDIVQSKWILPEEPTKLEAMKNRTLSLIAKSWKNHKSALKKKYFLGRGNRARVPPNVISEDYEDLVQYWSLPKTKELALKNKNSRSKQTNMHTGGSKNFASYAEEMVTTLGHPVERADVYVKLHLHKDGTPVNTVAEGNIEKINELLSESSNRVQSSDLTGSIAWAPNDVYAQVFGNERNGRVRGVGFGPTPSMHPAKSTPAIAQVRSQERDAKVTQLKNQVASLTEKVNRYENLEEQMTQLMQLVQNQQNHFSEASRGGFGLDHQSPTPYRS from the exons ATGCCAGATGAATTTAAGGAACAAATATGGGATATTGTTCAG TCAAAATGGATTTTGCCTGAAGAACCTACTAAGTTGGAGGCAATGAAGAATAGGACATTGTCCTTAATTGCAAAATCTTGGAAGAACCACAAGTCAGCTTTGAAGAAGAAGTATTTCCTAGGAAGAGGAAATAGAGCACGAGTACCACCAAATGTAATTTCTGAAGATTATGAAGACCTTGTTCAGTATTGGAGTTTACCAAAAACGAAG GAGCTTGCTTTGAAAAACAAGAACAGTCGTTCTAAGCAAACAAATATGCATACTGGTGGTTCAAAAAACTTTGCTTCATATGCAGAAGAAATG GTAACAACGCTTGGGCATCCTGTAGAGCGTGCGGATGTATATGTAAAACTCCATCTTCATAAAGATGGTACTCCAGTTAACACCGTAGCAGAAGGCAACATT GAAAAAATCAACGAACTGTTGAGTGAGTCCTCAAATCGTGTGCAATCATCTGACCTTACTGGTAGTATTGCATGGGCACCAAATGATGTATATGCTCAAGTGTTTGGTAATGAGCGCAATGGTCGTGTTCGAGGTGTGGGATTTGGCCCAACTCCAAGTATGCATCCTGCCAAGAGCACTCCTGCAATTGCTCAAGTAAGAAGCCAAGAAAGGGATGCTAAAGTGACTCAGTTGAAGAATCAAGTGGCTTCTTTGACGGAGAAAGTGAATCGTTATGAAAACTTGGAGGAGCAAATGACCCAATTGATGCAACTAGTGCAAAATCAGCAAAATCATTTTTCAGAAGCTAGTCGg GGTGGTTTCGGTTTAGATCATCAATCTCCAACTCCTTACAGGTCATAG